Part of the Imperialibacter roseus genome, AATGAAGGAGTTAAATGGAAAAGTGTTCACCACTATCAACTAAATGAAATTAAAGCCAAACTTGAAAATAGCTTTCTTAAGGGGGTCTTTATAAGGCACTTGATCTCTTTAAGGAAAAACCTCTATGGAGAGTTTGATGAGGTATTGGAGGATTTGTATGAGCTTCTCGGACTTCATGAGTTGAGCATAAAGAAAGCCAATAGCCGGAGAATAACCTCGGTTGTTAGGGGAATACATGAACTGAGTCAATTTGAGTACAAATCCGGATATCATCATGTCCTCCAGCACCTTGGCCATAGCAGTCAAATTGTGAGGCAGGAAACCCAGGTGGCCTTGCTAAATTTGAGTGCAGGAAGTCCGCTGTTCTTTTTAAAAACAAGCTGGAAGGATCTTTCCGGCTGGCACATATTAAGTTTGCATCATACCTTGCTAAGGACAGGCCTTGCTCACCGTGTGCAATATGACTACTGGCTACGCAATCCAAACTGGGAAGTACGAGCGTTTATTATTGACATGTGTGTGTTTTTTAGGCTTGTTGCACACATGGACAACATAAGGATTCATCTTTTCAGTGACGAATATCAGGTTCAGGCAGCGGTTTTAAGAGCCGTTACAGAAATGGGAGACGACAGGGATGCTCCAGGCGTCTATAAATTCCTGGTGAACACTGACCGGCAAGACTTAAAAATTCTGTCTATCAATGCACTGGCAAAAGTAGGTGGGCCCGATGAGGTGGAAGGTTTGCTCACCCTTCTTGAGACAGACCATTCCGACACGTTGCTGGCGACAGTTATGGCCATTGAAGAAATTTCTGGCAATGCCGAAGAGCTGATCAGCAACTCGTATGATCTGCAATCTCACATTCATTTGGCTACCGCACTTGCTCACATCAGAGAACCATTGAACAACAGCTAAATCAATGATCAAGATTATATACGGTTTGCAGTTTTTATTTCTGGTCTATGCTGTGGCCATCTTTTCTTCCTATTTGATTTTGGCTCTCATTTCTTACTTTGAAATGCGCAGGTACATGACGAAAAACTCATTTGCTGATTACAAAATGATTCTTTCGTCGCCTTTGGCCCCCTCCATATCGCTCGTTGCTCCTGCCTACAATGAAGGATTGACTATAATCGAGAATGTGAAATCTCTTATGTCAATCGAATACAATAACTACGACATCATTATCGTCAACGACGGGAGTAAAGACGACTCTCTTGAAAAGATGCAGCAGGCATTTGATTTGAAAAAAGTAGACTTCCTTATCGATCGCACCCTGCCTTGCAATGACATAAGGGCAATTTATAAATCAAAAAACAGGGCCTATAGAAAGCTTATTGTGGTTGATAAAGTCAACGGTGGCAAGGCTGACGCATTGAATGCTGGGATAAACATCAGTAACAAAGAACTCGTAGCCTGCATAGACGTCGACTGCATTATCCAACCCGATGCCCTGTTAAAGATGGTAAAACCATACCTTGAAGACAGAGAAAATACCGTAGCGATTGGCGGTGTTGTCCGCATCGCCAACTCCTGCATTGTAGAAGAAGGTCGGTTGATAAAAGTTAATTTACCGGAAAGCCTCCTGGCCCGGTTCCAGGTACTTGAGTACATGCGTTCTTTTTTATTAGGCAGAATGGCCTGGAGCCGACTAAACGGCCTGATGCTCATTTCCGGTGCTTTTGGTCTTTTCAAACGTGAAGTGGTGTTGACGGTAGGTGGATACGACAAGTCCACTGTGGGTGAAGACATGGAGCTAGTGGTTCGCATCAGGAGAAGATTAATGGAGATGGGTAGAAAGGCAAAAGTGATATACGTGCCTGACCCGCTTTGCTGGACAGAGGCTCCGTCGGACAGGAAAATATTGGGTCGTCAGCGAAACAGATGGATGAGGGGCACTATTGAAACACTCAGCCGCCATAGAAAAATTTGCATGAACCCTAAATATGGCTTGCTGGGAGTTCTCAGCTACCCCTATTGGTTTATGTTTGAGCTTTTGGCACCCTGGATTGAGCTCTCAGGTTTGCTCTTTTTTGTGTACCTGACTATTGCTGGATTTGTTAACTGGGGCTATACGTTGACACTGCTGTTGTTTGTATACTTGTTTTCGATATTCATTTCCGTTCTTACACTCTTATTTGAAGAAGTTTCTTTCTATCGCTACACTCGTCAAAGGGATTTTTATAAAATGCTGGCCACCGCTTGCCTTGAGCCAGTGCTTTTTCACCCCTCGGTGATGTATTGGGCAATTCGGGGAACGTTTGATAAGTGGAGGGGGAGGAAAAGCTGGGGCGAAATGTCGAGAACCGGATTCTTAAAGAAAGCAGAGGCAAAATGACAACGAGGCAGGCTCCTTTTAGCCCTCCTCTAAAATTCACAATAATGCAAAGTGGAAAAAAAATAACGATGAAACAATTACTTCTCATATTTGCAGGTCTGCTAGTCCTCCCTTTCAATACCATTGCGCAAAAGGTGACACAAGAGAAGCTGAACCAATTGGCAATGGAGCATGGCAAGCAAAGCCTCAACACTTTGTATGAGCTTTTGAGCCTTCCAAATGACGCACACTACCCTGCCGATATTGAAAAAAACATTCAATGGTGCGAAAAAGCCTTTGCAAACAGAGGATTTGCTACGAAAAGGCTGGAGACGTCAACCGTTCCCCTGCTGCTTGCAGAAAGAAAGGCGAAAAAAGCCTCCAAAACAGTTCTCATCTATCTGCAGTTGGATGGACAGCCTGTAGATTCTACAAAGTGGTTCCAAAAAAGCCCCTGGATTCCTGCATTAAAGAAGCCGGACGGCAAAGGTGGTTTTACGGAAATCGATTGGAGCAACCTCAGCGGTTCGTTTGATCCCGAATGGCGAATTTTTGCCCGCTCCACCAGTGACTCCAAAGGAGCGGCCATGGCGTACCTCACCTCTCTTGATGTGATGGAAAAGCTGAAAATGGAGCCTAACTTCAACATCAAGGTGATCATGGACTTTGAGGAAGAGCTAGGCTCACCAAGATTGCCGGGCGCAGTGGTTGCCTACAAGGAAGACCTGAAATCCGACATGCTCATCATATTCGACGGGCCCAGACATGTAAGCAACGAGCCTACGCTGACCTTTGGAGCCAGAGGCATTGCCACCATCACGCTCCATACATTTGGCCCGAGGGTAGCCCAGCACAGCGGTCACTATGGCAACTACGCCCCTAACCCCGCACTCAACATGGCTCAGTTGCTTGGCAGCATGAAGGACAAAGACGGCAGGGTCGTTATTCCTGGTTTTTACGACGGGATAACCTTTGATGAAAAAACCAAAGCCATCATGGCCAGCGTGCCTGACGATGAGGAATTTATCAAAAAGAAAATTGGGATTGCCGACATCGACAAAGTAGGCACAAACTACCAGGAGTCGATACAATACCCTTCCCTGAACATCAGAGGCATGTCGTCTGGCTGGGTAGGAAAAGAAGTGCGCACCATTGTGCCGCCAACCGCTACGGGCGAAATCGACGTGAGGCTGGTCATGGAAAGCGACCCGGAAAGGTTGATTGGGCTGATAAAAGAGCACATCAAAAGCCAGGGCTACTACGTAATTGACAACCGTGAGCCGACTGAAGAAGAAAGAATGTCGAAGTCGAAAATAGTTTCATTTGACTACGAAGTAAGTTACAAAGCTTTTCGCACCGACTATGACACAGAAGTGGGGCAATGGCTGGTGAAAGCCATGACAAAGGCATTTGGTACTGAACCCATTATGATTCGAACAGGTGGTGGCTCAATCCCTATCTCGCCTTTTGTTACTACACTTGGAATTCCGGCAGTGCTGGTGCCAACGGTTAACCCCGACAACAATCAGCATAGTCCCAACGAAAACATCAGGCTGGGGAACTATGTCGATGCGATAAAGACATTTACTGCTATTATGACGGAGAAGCTTTAGTGCCCTCATAAAAAGAATAAGAAAATGGTCAATCCATACTTCGAAAAATTCAAAGTGAGAGCCGCTGAAATTGGGCCAAATGGGAAGGCCAAATTCCCCGTGCTGATCAACTTTTTTCAGGAGGCAGCCTGGCAGCATGCAGATGCACTTGGCGTGTCAGTTCCAGCGCTCATGGAAAAAGGGCATACGTGGGTGTTACACCGGTTGTTTCTCAGGGTGGTGAAGCCTATAGAAAAAAATGAAGTGGTCGAGGTGGAGACCTGGCCGTCAGGCATCGAAAAGTTCTTCACGTTCCGGGACATGAGGTTCAAAAACGAAAAGCAAGAGCTGGTGGCAGAGGGTTGCACAGCCTGGGTAGTGATTGATATTGAAAAAAGACGGCTCATT contains:
- a CDS encoding HEAT repeat domain-containing protein, translating into MIPIELIYFLNTLMATAAIGVVILIIVLKVRKKYRYESEKSLLKVIEKDLNNYLISSTENEGVKWKSVHHYQLNEIKAKLENSFLKGVFIRHLISLRKNLYGEFDEVLEDLYELLGLHELSIKKANSRRITSVVRGIHELSQFEYKSGYHHVLQHLGHSSQIVRQETQVALLNLSAGSPLFFLKTSWKDLSGWHILSLHHTLLRTGLAHRVQYDYWLRNPNWEVRAFIIDMCVFFRLVAHMDNIRIHLFSDEYQVQAAVLRAVTEMGDDRDAPGVYKFLVNTDRQDLKILSINALAKVGGPDEVEGLLTLLETDHSDTLLATVMAIEEISGNAEELISNSYDLQSHIHLATALAHIREPLNNS
- a CDS encoding glycosyltransferase family 2 protein, which produces MIKIIYGLQFLFLVYAVAIFSSYLILALISYFEMRRYMTKNSFADYKMILSSPLAPSISLVAPAYNEGLTIIENVKSLMSIEYNNYDIIIVNDGSKDDSLEKMQQAFDLKKVDFLIDRTLPCNDIRAIYKSKNRAYRKLIVVDKVNGGKADALNAGINISNKELVACIDVDCIIQPDALLKMVKPYLEDRENTVAIGGVVRIANSCIVEEGRLIKVNLPESLLARFQVLEYMRSFLLGRMAWSRLNGLMLISGAFGLFKREVVLTVGGYDKSTVGEDMELVVRIRRRLMEMGRKAKVIYVPDPLCWTEAPSDRKILGRQRNRWMRGTIETLSRHRKICMNPKYGLLGVLSYPYWFMFELLAPWIELSGLLFFVYLTIAGFVNWGYTLTLLLFVYLFSIFISVLTLLFEEVSFYRYTRQRDFYKMLATACLEPVLFHPSVMYWAIRGTFDKWRGRKSWGEMSRTGFLKKAEAK
- a CDS encoding M20/M25/M40 family metallo-hydrolase translates to MKQLLLIFAGLLVLPFNTIAQKVTQEKLNQLAMEHGKQSLNTLYELLSLPNDAHYPADIEKNIQWCEKAFANRGFATKRLETSTVPLLLAERKAKKASKTVLIYLQLDGQPVDSTKWFQKSPWIPALKKPDGKGGFTEIDWSNLSGSFDPEWRIFARSTSDSKGAAMAYLTSLDVMEKLKMEPNFNIKVIMDFEEELGSPRLPGAVVAYKEDLKSDMLIIFDGPRHVSNEPTLTFGARGIATITLHTFGPRVAQHSGHYGNYAPNPALNMAQLLGSMKDKDGRVVIPGFYDGITFDEKTKAIMASVPDDEEFIKKKIGIADIDKVGTNYQESIQYPSLNIRGMSSGWVGKEVRTIVPPTATGEIDVRLVMESDPERLIGLIKEHIKSQGYYVIDNREPTEEERMSKSKIVSFDYEVSYKAFRTDYDTEVGQWLVKAMTKAFGTEPIMIRTGGGSIPISPFVTTLGIPAVLVPTVNPDNNQHSPNENIRLGNYVDAIKTFTAIMTEKL